The following coding sequences lie in one Sedimentibacter sp. MB35-C1 genomic window:
- the spoVG gene encoding septation regulator SpoVG yields the protein MKISDVRVRKINSEGKMKAIVSVTFDDCFVVHDIKIIEGQEGLFIAMPSRKMPDGEFKDIAHPINSETRNLVADAVFKAYEEKRLEESESAEAALL from the coding sequence ATGAAAATTTCGGACGTTAGAGTCAGAAAAATTAATTCAGAGGGTAAGATGAAGGCAATCGTTTCCGTTACTTTTGATGATTGCTTTGTGGTACATGACATTAAAATTATTGAAGGACAAGAAGGCTTGTTCATAGCTATGCCAAGTAGAAAAATGCCGGATGGAGAGTTTAAAGATATAGCTCATCCAATTAATTCTGAAACAAGAAACCTTGTTGCAGATGCTGTTTTTAAGGCTTATGAAGAAAAGCGCTTAGAAGAAAGCGAAAGTGCAGAAGCTGCTCTTCTATAG